Genomic window (Pseudomonas sp. L5B5):
GATCGACGAGCAGAGCCAGAGCGCGGGCGAGCAGTTCTCCGCCATCAGCACCGCGACCCAGGAGCAGAGCAGCACCGCCACGGTCCTGAGTCGCAATTTGCAGAGCATCGCCCAGGCCAACAGTGAACAGCGCGAGGTAGTGTCCAACCTGGCCGTCACCGCTCGTGAACTGGAAACCCTGGCTGCCGACCTGCGCCACGAGGTCGATCGCTTCCGCTGAACTGCTTCGCCCTCCGGCGCGTTACCGCAGGGCGCAAGTTGCAATGGCGCCGGGTTGGACTAAAACAGATGAGCAGTAGATTGCCCTTCAAGGATTTCCCTCTTAGCAGGAGCTGGCATGACTCATCTCTCTCGTTTGCTTCCCCGTGCCCTGGCTGTCTCGACCCTGTTGCTCAGCCCAGGTGCATTCAGCCAGGAAAGCCCGGCGTTCATCGCCCCGGCGTCCTGGGGTACGCCCTTCAACCGAATTGCCCAGGTGGCCTGCCACAACTGCTACGAAAAGCAGTACGCGGGCACTTTCAGCAGCGTGCTCGACAGCGTGCGCACCCTGGAGCTGGACTTCTGGGATCAGCGCGATGCGGTAACCGGTGGTTCGCCCCGGCATTGGTTCGTGCGGCACAACCCGGGCACCCTGTTCCAGTCCGGCAACGATAACAACTGCACCGGCGATGGCACGGGCAAGAACGATCTCGAGGCTTGCCTGAACGACATCAAGCTCTGGAGCGACAGCCACCCGGGGCATTTCCCCATCACCGTGATCCTGGACAAGAAGCAGGGTTGGTCCAAGGCCAGCTCCGGGCGTACGCCGCAGGACTTCGACGATCTGGTGAGCCGGGTGTTCCAGGGCAAGCTCTACACTCCCCAGGACTTGGCCACCCACATCGGCAGCAGTGCCGGAGCCCTGCAGAAGAACCTCAAGGGCAAGGCCTGGCCCAACGCCAGCCAGTTGCAGGGCAAGGTCCTGCTGGTGCTCAACCATTCCGAGAACCAGAAACTCTCGCAGTACGCCGAAGCCCGGACCTCCAGCGCCAAGGTGTTCATTTCGCCGGTGACCAATGGCCAGAATGATGTCAGTGGCAAGGTCAGCGGCATGTCCGACCAGTCATCGGGCTACGTGGCCATGAACAACATGGGCAAGGGCGACAAGAAGTGGGCGACCCAGGCCTTCGCCTACAGCCACATCGGCCGGGTCTGGGGCGATGACGGTGTGTCGTTCGCCCAGCACATCATCGAGCAGGTCAACCTGTCGGCGTACTACAAGTTCGCCGACCAGGGGGCCGGTGGCTTCCGCATCCGGCCATTCTGAGGCTCACTGGGGCTCGGTGGCATCACCGAGCCCCGGATCCACGCGCTTGCCGATGTCGCGCAGGCGCGCCAGCTGGTCGACCATGCCTGGTGCCTCGTCGACGCTGCTGACGAAGGTCCACAGATAGGTCATGACCGCATACACGTGGCCAGCCTTGACCTCAGGAGACAGCGACAGCTGGGTGATGGTGATCACGAACAGCACTGCGGCCACCACGCCGAGGAACAGATAGGCCACCGCTTCACGGTCCGAGAGCCCGATCCGCAGCCGTGACAGCAGGCGATAGTGGCGTTGCAGGGACTCGGCGCCGACCTTGGCCACCAGCCCGATCTCCTTTTCCAGGCGGTTGTTCAGGCGCTCGTGCAGTTGCTGGTTACGGCGAGCGAAGCGCGGCAGCAAGACGACGCACAGCACCAGCGCCACCAGGCAGGCCAGGCCGATCCAGGGCTCGATCACCAGCAGCATCACCGCCGCACCGATGATCGACACCAGGGCGGTGGCGATGATCGGCACGTGTTTTTCGAAGAAGTCGACGAACTCCCGGGCCAGTACCACTCGCGCTGCGGCGGTGGAGGTGTTCTGTTGCTGCTGGCGCTGATTGAGGATCACCGGCACGGCCAGGTCCGCGTAGATGCGCGTGAAGGTACGGGTGTCCACGGCACGTCGGGCCGCCCCCACAACCCAGAAGCCCAGGACCACCATGGCGTAGACCAGGGCATGGGTGGTATCGCCGCGCAGGATCGAGTCCACGGCGAATCCGGCGAACAGCGGGTAAGCCAGTAGCAGGGCATTCTCCAGGGCCACCAGCGACAGGGTGATGGACAGCTTGCCCGGATACGCCCTGGCGATGGCCTTGAGGGTCTGGCCGGCGGATTGCTGGCCGAGTTTCCGGGTCGGGCCGGCGGATTGCTGGCCGAGTTTCCGGGTCGGGTCGGCGGTGGCGGGACGGGTGAGGACAGACATGACTGCACCAGGAATGGGATAACGGTTAATATTGAGCGAGCGCTCAATTATGTTTGAGCGATCGCTCAAAACGCAAGTGCCGTTCATTCCGACACCAAGAGGTTCGACTGCCGATGTCCCGTAACGACCGCAAGGACCAGATCATCAGCGCCGCCCTGGAACTGTTTCACAACAAGGGTTTCGCCGAGGTTTCCACCCGAGACCTGGCCGAGCATGCCGGGCTGTCCCGCAGCCACATCTACCACTACTTCAAGGACTGGAAAGAACTGCGCCGTGAAGCCTTCGTCCGTTTTGCCAACGGTCAGCTGGAGGCCGTGGCGGCGCTGGTGCGCGACGCGCCGCCGGCCCAGGCCCTGCGGATCTTCCTCATCGATTGCCTGACGGACTCCAGCGAAATCGGCTGGGGGTTGTGGCTCGATGCCTGGGATGAAGCCATGCACGATGCGGAGTTGGCCGAGGTCTATCTGCAGATCAACGGTCAGTGGCAGGCGCTGCTGGCGTCGATCATCGCCGAGGGCATCCAGGCCCGGGTATTTCGTTGTGCCGATGCCGAGCGGGCCGCCAGGCAGATCCTCGCCCAGGCCATGGGCTACGCCGATGACCTGTTGTTGCGAGCCTCGCCGGAGGCCGAGGAGGCCGCGCTGGACGAGGTCCTGGAAGTCGCCGGGTTGCTGCTGGGGCTGGGCGACTGAGGTTTCAACCACGGCCGGGCCGATAGTGCAGTGCCTCCGCCAAGTGCTCGCGGCCTATGGCCGTTGCCTGCTCCAGGTCGGCCAGGGTCCGTGCCACCTTGAGCAGGCGGTGGGCGGCGCGCAACGACAAGCCCAGGTTCTCGCAAGCGTCTTCCAGCCAGCGCTCGTCGGCTGTGGATAACGTGCAGTGACGCCCCAGGCCGGGCAGGTCGAGCAGGGCATTGGTGCAGCCCTGGCGCTGCAGTTGCCGGTTGCGGGCGTTGGCCACCAGGCGGGCGGCACTGGCGCTGTCGTTGCCCGGCTGGGCTACGGGGCTCAGGGCCGTGGCCTCACGGGCGACGGTCAGGTGCAGGTCGATGCGGTCCAGGAATGGGCCGGAGAGCTTGTTGCGATAGCGCTGGATCTGCTCCGGCGTGCAGCGACAGCGCCCGCTGGGTTCGCCCAGGTATCCACAGGGGCAGGGATTCATGGCCGCCACCAGCTGGAAGCGGGCGGGGAACTGCACCCGATCGCGGGCCCGGGCGATGACGATCTGCCCGGACTCGAGGGGCTCGCGCAGCACTTCGAGCACCTTGCGGTCGAACTCCGGCAGCTCGTCGAGAAACAGCACGCCGTGGTGGGCCAGGGTGATTTCCCCGGGTTGCGGTTTCGAGCCGCCACCGACCAGGGCCGCGCTGGAGGCCGAGTGATGGGGCTGGCGAAATGGGCGTTGCGGCCAGTATTCGAGCGGAGCATGGCTGCTCACTGACTGGATGGCTGCGACTTCGAGGGCCTCGTGTTCCTCCAGTGGCGGCAGCAGCCCGGGCAGGCGGCTGGCCAGCAGGGTCTTGCCGGTGCCGGGCGGGCCGCAGAACAGCAGGTTGTGAGCACCGGCGGCAGCCACCAGCAGGGCCCGCCTGGCAGCCAGTTGACCTTGCACGTCGCGAAGATCGGGATAGGGCGTGCGGTGATGGGGCAGGCCCTGGGTGACGCAGGCCGGGATCGGTGCCTGGCCGTTGAGGTGGGCCACTGCTTCCAGCAGGTGGTCGACCGCGATCACGGCCAGGCCCGAGGCCAGGCAGGCTTCCCCGGCGTTGGCGCGGGGCACCAGCAGGGCATGGCCGGCATCACGCGCCGCCAGCGCCGCCGGCAATACCCCGCGCACCGGGCGCACCGCGCCGGACAAGGCCAGCTCGCCCAGGCACTCGATACTGGCCAGTGCCGTGGCCGGCAGTTGCTGGCTGGCGGCGAGTATGCCGAGGGCGATCGCCAGGTCGAAGCGGCCGCCATCCTTGGGCAGGTCGGCGGGAGCCAGGTTGAGGGTGATACGCCGTGCAGGGAAGTCGAACCCGGCATTGAGAATCGCGCTGCGTACCCGGTCCTTGCTTTCCTTGACCGCCGCTTCAGGCAGGCCTACCAGGGTCAGGCTCGGCAGGCCGTTGGCCAGGTGCACTTCGACACTGACAGCCGGGGCTTGCACGCCCACCTGGGCGCGGCTGTGGATGATGGCCAGGGACATGAGCGTTCTTCCTTGCAACAGCGGGAACCGCATCCTGCGGTGCTGCAAGGATAGTCGGGGAGGGCTGCGCAAGGTCTGGCGAATGCACACAGGGTGTGTCGCCGGGCTGTCCTTCAGCCTTGATGGAGGCGTGCGTCCGGCGAGGGAGTGTCAGTTCACTGCGCTTTTGGATCGAGCCTGGCTTCCAGCTCGGTGACCTTGGCCTCCAGGCTTTCCAGGCGGGCTCGGGTGCGGGCCAGGACCACCATCTGGCTGTCGAACTCTTCCCGGCTGACCAGGTCCAGCTTGCTGAAACCGCTTTGCAGCAGGGCCTTGAACTGGCTTTCGATCTCGTTGCGAGGCAGGGGCGTCTCGCCGCTGAACAGGCGCGAGGCGTGGCCGCTCAGGGCGTCGAGGAGGTCTTTGGGAGCGAGCATGGGAATGTCCTGAATAGCAGATGGGCCGCAGTGTATCACGCACGCAGCGGGGGCTTTGCGCGACGCAGCCTGCACGTTTTTTGCGCATTCGGCTGGAGCCCGATGCACCGTTATTGTGCGTAACGGTGGCGAGGTTTTGTGGCCCATGGGGCCGTCAGGGGGCAAAGGGCTGAAATCGCTGGTTTTTCCCGACCTGGCAAGCTTTCTGCTTAGACCCTGGTGACCCATGCACTGATGCAGTCGCTGTGACGAATGCAGTGCGACAGGCGGGACGGGGGAGTGTTTCGTCAGGAGCGGTTAGCTGGCGTCGGTCAGGCTGAGGAGGGCCGACGATGCGTTACAAAGCCAGGCACTGCGCTTAGACTTGAGTCGGGTTTGTTTTCCTGGGGCAAGTCCACCAATTCGGGAGAGAGTTTCATGAAGCTAGTCACCGCCATCATCAAGCCGTTCAAGTTGGACGACGTGCGCGAGTCGCTGTCCGAGATCGGCGTGCAGGGTATTACCGTTACCGAGGTCAAGGGCTTCGGTCGGCAGAAGGGCCACACCGAGCTGTACCGCGGCGCGGAGTATGTGGTCGATTTCCTGCCCAAGGTGAAGATCGATGTCGCCATCGACGACAAGGATCTTGACCGGGTCATCGAGGCCATCACCAAGGCTGCCAATACCGGCAAGATCGGTGACGGCAAGATCTTCGTGGTCAATCTGGAACAGGCAATTCGCATCCGTACCGGCGAAACCGATACCGACGCAATCTAAGCCGCCAAACCCAACGCCCCAGGAGAAAACAACATGACTCTGCGTAAATTCGCAGGGCTAGGAGCCCTTTTGTCCCTCGTAATGCCTGGCCTGGCCATGGCGGCAGACGAAGTGGCAGCTCCAGTCCTCAATTCCGGCGACACCGCCTGGATGCTGACCTCCACTGCCCTGGTGCTGTTCATGACCATTCCTGGCCTGGCGCTGTTCTATGGCGGCATGGTGCGGTCCAAGAACATTCTTTCGGTCATGATGCAGTGCTTCGCCATCACGGGTCTGATCACCGTGCTGTGGTTCATCTATGGCTACAGCCTCGCGTTCGACGCCACCGGGATGGAAGCAGGCGTCGTCAACCTCAATTCCTTCGTCGGCGGCCTGTCCAAGGCCTTCCTGGCGGGTATCACCCCGGCCAGCGTGACCGGTCCGGCGGCGCTGTTCCCCGAAGCGGTGTTCGTCACCTTCCAGATGACCTTCGCCATCATCACTCCGGCGCTGATCGTCGGTGCTTTCGCCGAGCGGATGAAGTTCTCCGCGATGCTGATCTTCATGGGCATCTGGTTCACGGTGGTGTATGCGCCCATCGCTCACATGGTCTGGAGTGGCCCGGGTTCGCTGATGGGCGACTGGGGTGTGCTGGACTTCGCCGGCGGCACCGTGGTGCACATCAATGCCGGTATCGCCGGGCTGGTGGCTTGCCTGGTGCTGGGCAAGCGCAAGGGCTTCCCGACTACACCGATGGCCCCGCACAACCTGGGTTACACCCTGATGGGGGCGGCCATGCTGTGGATCGGCTGGTTCGGCTTCAACGCCGGTTCTGCCGCCGCGGCCAATGGCACGGCCGGCATGGCCATGCTGGTGACCCAGATTGCCACTGCTGCCGCAGCCCTGGGCTGGATGTTTGCCGAGTGGATCACCCACGGCAAGCCCAGCGCCCTGGGGATTGCCTCGGGCGTGGTAGCCGGCCTGGTAGCGATCACCCCGGCAGCCGGCACCGTCGGCCCGATGGGAGCCCTGATCATCGGCCTGTCAGCAGGCGTGATGTGCTTCTTCTGCGCGACCAGCCTCAAGCGCAAGCTGGGGTATGACGACTCCCTGGATGCCTTCGGCGTACACGGCATCGGCGGTATCCTCGGCGCGATCCTTACCGGTGTGTTCGCTGCTCCGTCCCTGGGGGGCTTCGGCACCGTGACCGATATCGCCGCGCAAGTCTGGATCCAGGCCAAGGGCGTAGGCCTGACGGTGGTCTACACCGCTGTCGTGACCTTCATCATTCTCAAGGTGCTGGATGCGATCATGGGACTGCGGGTGTCCGAAGAGGAAGAGGCTGTCGGTCTCGACCTGGCCCAGCACAACGAGCGGGGTTACAACCTGTAAGTGCTGCAGGCGAAAAAGCCCGGCCCCGGCCGGGCATTTTTTTGCCTGCTACTTGTCATTGAGGAAGGCTGAAAGGTTTTTCTGATAAGGGTTGGCGTGTTTGCCATGACGATTTTTTGTAGGGCAAATGCTTACACTAAAGCAGGATTATTCGGCGCTTTGTTTTTTTCCTGAGCGCGCTAGAATGCGCGCCGAAGCGTGGAGATAGGTATGTGGCAACAGACTTTGATTACCCTGCGGGCCAAGCCCCGGGGCTTTCACCTGGTAACGGACGAGTTGCTCGCCGGCTTGCCTGAGTTGAAGGCATATCGAGTCGGTCTGCTGCACCTGTGGCTGCAACATACCTCGGCCTCGTTGACCGTCAACGAGAACGCCGATCCGGCGGTCCGGCGCGACTTCGAACGTTACTTCAATACCCTGGTGCCTCAAGGCATGGCCGGGTACGAACACAACGACGAAGGCGCGGATGACCTCCCGGCGCACTTCAAGGCCAGTTTGCTAGGCTGTCAGCTGACTTTGCCGATATCGGCGGGACGCCTGGCGTTGGGCACCTGGCAGGGTGTTTATCTGGGCGAGCACCGCGATCATGGCGGTGCTCGTAAAGTCCTTGCCACCTTGCAAGGTGATAAGGCATAAGCCGCTGAGTGTCAGTGGACGTTGATTTTTTCCGGCAGCCGTCGACAGACGGCCGGGCTGGGCT
Coding sequences:
- a CDS encoding Ca2+-dependent phosphoinositide-specific phospholipase C, producing the protein MTHLSRLLPRALAVSTLLLSPGAFSQESPAFIAPASWGTPFNRIAQVACHNCYEKQYAGTFSSVLDSVRTLELDFWDQRDAVTGGSPRHWFVRHNPGTLFQSGNDNNCTGDGTGKNDLEACLNDIKLWSDSHPGHFPITVILDKKQGWSKASSGRTPQDFDDLVSRVFQGKLYTPQDLATHIGSSAGALQKNLKGKAWPNASQLQGKVLLVLNHSENQKLSQYAEARTSSAKVFISPVTNGQNDVSGKVSGMSDQSSGYVAMNNMGKGDKKWATQAFAYSHIGRVWGDDGVSFAQHIIEQVNLSAYYKFADQGAGGFRIRPF
- a CDS encoding ABC transporter six-transmembrane domain-containing protein gives rise to the protein MNGTCVLSDRSNIIERSLNINRYPIPGAVMSVLTRPATADPTRKLGQQSAGPTRKLGQQSAGQTLKAIARAYPGKLSITLSLVALENALLLAYPLFAGFAVDSILRGDTTHALVYAMVVLGFWVVGAARRAVDTRTFTRIYADLAVPVILNQRQQQQNTSTAAARVVLAREFVDFFEKHVPIIATALVSIIGAAVMLLVIEPWIGLACLVALVLCVVLLPRFARRNQQLHERLNNRLEKEIGLVAKVGAESLQRHYRLLSRLRIGLSDREAVAYLFLGVVAAVLFVITITQLSLSPEVKAGHVYAVMTYLWTFVSSVDEAPGMVDQLARLRDIGKRVDPGLGDATEPQ
- a CDS encoding TetR/AcrR family transcriptional regulator, with the translated sequence MSRNDRKDQIISAALELFHNKGFAEVSTRDLAEHAGLSRSHIYHYFKDWKELRREAFVRFANGQLEAVAALVRDAPPAQALRIFLIDCLTDSSEIGWGLWLDAWDEAMHDAELAEVYLQINGQWQALLASIIAEGIQARVFRCADAERAARQILAQAMGYADDLLLRASPEAEEAALDEVLEVAGLLLGLGD
- a CDS encoding YifB family Mg chelatase-like AAA ATPase codes for the protein MSLAIIHSRAQVGVQAPAVSVEVHLANGLPSLTLVGLPEAAVKESKDRVRSAILNAGFDFPARRITLNLAPADLPKDGGRFDLAIALGILAASQQLPATALASIECLGELALSGAVRPVRGVLPAALAARDAGHALLVPRANAGEACLASGLAVIAVDHLLEAVAHLNGQAPIPACVTQGLPHHRTPYPDLRDVQGQLAARRALLVAAAGAHNLLFCGPPGTGKTLLASRLPGLLPPLEEHEALEVAAIQSVSSHAPLEYWPQRPFRQPHHSASSAALVGGGSKPQPGEITLAHHGVLFLDELPEFDRKVLEVLREPLESGQIVIARARDRVQFPARFQLVAAMNPCPCGYLGEPSGRCRCTPEQIQRYRNKLSGPFLDRIDLHLTVAREATALSPVAQPGNDSASAARLVANARNRQLQRQGCTNALLDLPGLGRHCTLSTADERWLEDACENLGLSLRAAHRLLKVARTLADLEQATAIGREHLAEALHYRPGRG
- a CDS encoding accessory factor UbiK family protein; this translates as MLAPKDLLDALSGHASRLFSGETPLPRNEIESQFKALLQSGFSKLDLVSREEFDSQMVVLARTRARLESLEAKVTELEARLDPKAQ
- the glnK gene encoding P-II family nitrogen regulator, translating into MKLVTAIIKPFKLDDVRESLSEIGVQGITVTEVKGFGRQKGHTELYRGAEYVVDFLPKVKIDVAIDDKDLDRVIEAITKAANTGKIGDGKIFVVNLEQAIRIRTGETDTDAI
- a CDS encoding ammonium transporter, whose translation is MTLRKFAGLGALLSLVMPGLAMAADEVAAPVLNSGDTAWMLTSTALVLFMTIPGLALFYGGMVRSKNILSVMMQCFAITGLITVLWFIYGYSLAFDATGMEAGVVNLNSFVGGLSKAFLAGITPASVTGPAALFPEAVFVTFQMTFAIITPALIVGAFAERMKFSAMLIFMGIWFTVVYAPIAHMVWSGPGSLMGDWGVLDFAGGTVVHINAGIAGLVACLVLGKRKGFPTTPMAPHNLGYTLMGAAMLWIGWFGFNAGSAAAANGTAGMAMLVTQIATAAAALGWMFAEWITHGKPSALGIASGVVAGLVAITPAAGTVGPMGALIIGLSAGVMCFFCATSLKRKLGYDDSLDAFGVHGIGGILGAILTGVFAAPSLGGFGTVTDIAAQVWIQAKGVGLTVVYTAVVTFIILKVLDAIMGLRVSEEEEAVGLDLAQHNERGYNL
- a CDS encoding secondary thiamine-phosphate synthase enzyme YjbQ, giving the protein MWQQTLITLRAKPRGFHLVTDELLAGLPELKAYRVGLLHLWLQHTSASLTVNENADPAVRRDFERYFNTLVPQGMAGYEHNDEGADDLPAHFKASLLGCQLTLPISAGRLALGTWQGVYLGEHRDHGGARKVLATLQGDKA